A genomic segment from Corylus avellana chromosome ca5, CavTom2PMs-1.0 encodes:
- the LOC132181953 gene encoding 2-alkenal reductase (NADP(+)-dependent)-like, with the protein MGGAGNEEKAVVESREWYLAAHAPEGVPTSDHLKLRTVPLSLCTDLIPDRHLVVQNLLISVDPYHRAQMTGLEDGLYLPQFKLNEVITAITVGRVIRSKDNNYKEGDIVLNLFSPVAEHCVVPSELHIQKVDPTSGVPLPDYLSSIGIPGFAAWVGIEVLGDPKPGSNVFISAAAGAVGMYAGQLAKLRGCRVIGSTGSDEKVKLIKEEFGYDDAFNYNKETDLDAALSKYFPDGIDVYFDNVGGKMLEVALNHVNKHARIPVCGMISQYKEIWTEREGVRNLLNIVGKEVRMEGFMLLSYFNRFGDFTKEMQSYIKEGKISSKLKIYHGIESYLESLGSVFTSSNAGKVVIEVNLHV; encoded by the exons ATGGGTGGTGCTGGCAATGAAGAGAAAGCTGTGGTAGAGAGCAGAGAATGGTACTTGGCGGCCCATGCACCAGAAGGTGTTCCAACCTCCGATCATCTCAAACTCCGTACTGTCCCGCTATCGCTCTGCACCGATTTGATCCCTGACCGCCATCTCGTCGTCCAAAACCTCCTGATCTCTGTTGATCCGTATCATCGTGCCCAAATGACTGGTCTTGAAGACGGGCTTTACTTGCCTCAGTTCAAACTAAATGAG GTGATAACTGCAATCACTGTTGGAAGGGTAATTCGATCAAAGGACAATAATTACAAGGAGGGTGATATTGTCCTTAATCTTTTCTCTCCGGTTGCTGAGCATTGTGTTGTACCATCCGAGTTACACATACAGAAGGTTGATCCAACATCTGGGGTTCCGTTGCCTGATTATCTCAGTTCTATag GGATACCAGGTTTTGCAGCGTGGGTGGGTATAGAGGTGCTAGGAGATCCAAAGCCAGGGTCAAATGTGTTTATTTCAGCAGCGGCTGGAGCGGTCGGAATGTATGCCGGACAATTGGCTAAGCTCAGAGGTTGCCGGGTCATCGGAAGCACTGGATCTGATGAGAAG GTAAAGCTCATAAAGGAGGAATTTGGATATGATGATGCATTCAACTACAACAAAGAAACAGATTTAGATGCTGCTTTAAGCAA ATACTTCCCAGATGGCATTGATGTTTATTTTGACAATGTTGGTGGCAAGATGCTTGAGGTGGCCCTCAACCATGTCAACAAGCATGCACGAATTCCGGTCTGCGGCATGATATCTCAATATAAGGAG atctggaCAGAGAGAGAAGGGGTGAGAAATCTTCTGAATATAGTAGGCAAGGAGGTAAGGATGGAAGGGTTTATGCTGTTATCATATTTCAATCGCTTCGGGGATTTTACAAAGGAAATGCAGAGCTACATAAAAGAAGGCAAGATTAGTTCTAAGCTCAAAATCTACCATGGAATTGAGAGCTACTTGGAGAGCTTAGGCTCTGTCTTCACGAGCTCCAATGCTGGAAAAGTTGTAATTGAAGTTAATTTGCATGTTTGA